CGGGGGAACCAACTGACCGCGGGGAACGACTACTCGAAGGACACCGCGCCTGGCCGCACGACGACGGCCACCGCCTTCACGGGCCCGCCGCCCCGGAACTCCAGGGTGAACGACACGAGTTCACCCGGCCGCCAGCCGCGCGAGGGCGTCGGCACCGTGAGGTCGATCCCGCTCGGCGCCATGGCGAGGCGGGCGCCCGCGGCGACGGGGACGGAGCCGATCTCCGAGCGGTAGGCCGCGTTCTGCTGCCGCATACGGTGCCGGGAGAGCGTCACCTCGCCGGAGACGCCCCGCGCCGTGACCCGGACCAGGGTGTCGGGCGAACCGCCGTCGTTGGTGATGTCGAAGAACGCCGCGGTCTCGGGGACCCCGGCGGACGGCAGGAGCACCCGCCCGCCGGCGACCTCGATGTGTGCCGGGCCGCCCGCCCGGCCGGTACCGACCCAGGTGGTCAGGCCGGCCAGTGCCACGCCGCACGCCGCGACCGGCACGAGAGCGGCGAGCGCCCCGTCCCGCAGCCTCCGTCGGTCCACCCGCCCGAGCACGGGCCTCCGGTCCGTGATCCGGCTCATCGCGGGCCCGCCTTCGCACCTGCGCGCCGCGGTGGCCGCGACCCCGGGACGGAGCGGGCCGCCAGCCGCGCAGCCGCAGGCTGTTGGCGACCACCAGCACCGAACTCGACGACATCGCCGCGGCGGCGACCATCGGATCGAGCAGCCCCACCATCGCCAGCGGCACGGTGACGGCGTTGTAGCCGAACGCCCAGAGCAGGTTGACGCGGATGGTGCCCAGGGTCCGCCGGGCGAGGCGGACCGCGTCGACGAGCGCCTCGATGTCGCCGCGCACCAGGGTGAGGTCGGCCGCGCCGATGGCCACGTCGGTGCCGCCGCCCATGGCGATGCCCAGGTCGGCGGCGGCGAGCGCGGCGGCGTCGTTCACCCCGTCGCCGACCACCGCGACCCGGGCACCGTCCTCCTTCAACCGCCGTACGAGGGCGGCCTTGCCCTCGGGCGTGCACCGGGCGTGCACCTCGTCGACACCGAGCGCGGCGGCGACGGCGCCGGCGGGCGCCTCCCGGTCGCCGGTGGCGAGCACGGGGTGGATGCCGAGCCGCCGCAGCCGGTCCACGGCCCGGTAACTGCCGGGGCGCAGCAGGTCCCCGACGGCGACGAGCGCCCTGGCCCGGCCGTCGACCTTCACCAGAACGGGGGTGTGCGCGGCGTCCTCCGCCGCCGCGAGCGCCTCGGCCAGGGCGT
The sequence above is a segment of the Streptomyces griseoviridis genome. Coding sequences within it:
- a CDS encoding copper chaperone PCu(A)C, whose protein sequence is MSRITDRRPVLGRVDRRRLRDGALAALVPVAACGVALAGLTTWVGTGRAGGPAHIEVAGGRVLLPSAGVPETAAFFDITNDGGSPDTLVRVTARGVSGEVTLSRHRMRQQNAAYRSEIGSVPVAAGARLAMAPSGIDLTVPTPSRGWRPGELVSFTLEFRGGGPVKAVAVVVRPGAVSFE